Part of the Fibrobacter sp. UWR4 genome is shown below.
CTTAAAGTACCATTTGCCGCCGCAGTCCATGAGCAGGCCGGCGATGCCCTCGCCGTAGAGGTCAACCCATTCGGCGGACGTGAAGCCGCCGGGGATGTCGCTTACCGAGCCGCGGTCGAACTCGCTCCATTCCCTGCCGAGCGCGAACGGGAAATAGCTGAACGTCATGGGTGGCAGGCTTTCCGAAGCGGGAGCCCCGTCGGCCAGTACACGATGCCCGCTCTCGACGACCTTCTCCAGAAGCGAGACCCCGCCGCATCCGGCTATGTACCGGAAAGAAAGCGACCGGACCTTGTTCCCATCGGAAAAGAGCGAGGCAGAACCGAAGCCGTGATACATCGAGACGGATTCGCACCGGAGCGAGCAGCGCACGTCGAAACCGGGCTTGCGGTTCACATAGACGTCGTCACGTTCTGCATACGCAAACAGGAGGCCTAGATGGAAATCGTCTGGCGACGTGCTTGTAGTTCGGGAAACCCTGTTCCCGTAGAGGACCTGCAGCAGATGGCGGTTCGCGCCGTCCCCGCAGTAGCGGTAGCGCACGACGTTGCCCAGCGCATCCTCGCTGCGACTGATCAGGTAGGCAAACACATGCCCGGGATATTGCGGGTCTTCGATGCGCGATTCCGCGGAGTCGCCATATGTGGACTGGCTCCCGTCGGAACCGAATACGCAGAAGCTTGTTTCACCGCTTGATTCCTTCCTGAATTCGATGCGGGAGAACTGCGATTCGGATTGCAGGCGGTAATGGCGTACCGTTGTCGTTCCGCGTTTTTCCTCGGCGACGCAGACAAGGTCGGCCCCGGAAAGCGTAAACACGTCCGAATCCTCGGAATCCATGTACAGCGGGAGCCTGCGTGAAGTGGAACGCTCTATGCGCGGGCTGCCCAGATTCCAGCCAAGGCCGAACGCCCCGTTTCCATTCCCGGAATCGTACGACAGCGACACGGGCGGGGTCGCGCCTTCGCGGTCGGGTGTGAACGGCAACGGTATGGAAAGCTTAGCGCTGCCGGTATGGGCGTCGCAGTTGAACTCGCCCTTGGTCCCGCGCAGCGCACCGCCGCCACGGCCCGTGCTCAGCACGGGACCGCTCAGGAACCAAGACTTGTCCTGACTATCCTTCGACTCGCTGCCTTTCTGCTGTTCCGCCATACGCTATATAACGCCTTATTAAATCGTAGAATTTGCCACCGACTTGATTATGCTTACGCCTTCGTGCCGTCCTTCGGATTCCACGAAAATATTCTGTAATCTTGCCAAATTGTTTTTTATGCGGAAATCAGTCCTTACCTTATTTATACTATATAGATAAGAATCAGAACGGCTCGTTTCGACATCAAGCATATTGTCAATCCCGTTTTCACGTAATCGGAGAGCGTTATCTAGCTGGTCTTTTCCCATAGGCGCTATAACAAACGGAACACCGAAATAAATACACTCCTTGATTGTCGCCAAGCCTCCGTGTATAAATGCACAATGCACTTTTCCAGAAGACAATATAAAACGCTGAGGAACCCAACCTTTTACAGTCACGTTTTTATTTTTTATTTCACTCCAATCTCTTGTACGCAACAATTTCTCACCAACAGAAAGGAGCAGATGGCAATTTTTCATTTGCGGAGCGTCCATCATCCTGATTAGTTCATCGAACATGTGCTCCGCTTTCTTGCCATAATCAAGAATTTGCGAACCCGCCGTCGCAAAAATGATTTTTTGGTTATTTTGTTCTCTTTCGTCAAAAAAATCATCCCAGTATTGTTTTACAGCATCAGCCGGATCATCCTCATTTTGATTTTCATCATTTGTCTGATTATCTTGGCCAAGATTATTATCGTTGGTCTCATCATCCAAAAGAGGCGTCATGCACGGTTCTACATAGTGAACTAAATCACCATGTACATAATGTTGATAGTCAAATTCTTTAGGGCATGGAATCAGTTCGTTGAATGTCGTCAACGGAGCTACAAATTCGTCCATCAACTCTTCACGTCTCGGCTGATTTGTACTGTAAATATCTTCGTTAATGAATAGTTTGATGATACTCTGTTTCACTGAATCTGGATACGCCATCAAATTTTGTACAGCACGCATGGCAGGATCATTCTCGGGATGTCGCAGATACGTGGTCGAGATGACGACCTTTACTCCATACTTGTAATGAATAATCAGACTTTCCAAGGATGTAAAATATCCAGAAACAAGAACATCAGGTTTATTGTTTCCTGTAAAAATATCGTCTAGTTCGCCATTTATGATGCGCAATACGTGTTCCGGTTTCCAACGTCCCTGGGGAGTCGTGTGGCTAAAGTCCGTATATCCCAAAGGGTATAGCTTATTGAAGATTTCATGGTATTGAATATCTTTATTAAACCATCCGACAAGCGATTTGCAATCTGGAATGCCCATATAAGAAACTTCGTAAGAGCCTTCGGGTTCTTCCTGAAGTAATTCTTTAGCCCAGACAAAAGTCGGAAGCCAGTGACCTTGTTCTTTATAGACATCTGGCCAAAAAAGAATTTTCTTTCCCATTATTAGGCTCCTCATCGACGCTCTTTGCAAGCGCATATTTATGTACAAATATCAAGTCTTCAATATTTGCAGGTGTAGAACCATCGGCTACTTTGATTGCAATAGAATATCCATCAGTTACGCGAATGGTATCCGAAGAATCAGCCCACAGCTCCATTTGTTTCTCTTCCTGACTAAATCCCGGCGATTTGATTCCACTAATGGTGCTAGACTGAGTATTCAACTTCAACTCGGCTTCCATACCTTCTTTGAACCGACAATAAACTGACAATCCCTTAAGAAAGCCTTCATCTCTTGCAATGGCAGGGAAATGCTCCTTTATGAAGTTTATCGAAACCTCTTCTCCGTTGCGCAATCGCTCCAACGCTCCGGAATCAATCGCACTAAGGCGAATTGCAGATTTTTTCACATTCCAAGCTTTAGCAATTAAGTTTTTGCAACCAGAAGGTTCCGCACCATTTCTTGCCGTATAGCTTACATGCAAGATGACGTCGGAAATAGATTCATAGTCAAACTGATGGAAATTTGTGGGCAATTCAAGTCTCCAAGAAGAATCAACTCCGGCCCCCTCAAATGGGAGATATCGTTCGTCACGGAAATCAAAATTGAACACACCTGCATAAGCTTCCGCTTGGCTAATTGCAATTGTCTTAATTCCTATACGGTTGGACAAATAGCTAGTCGGATCTACTTCGCTATATGTATTTATTGGCTTTATACGTATTCTATTGCTCAGCAGGCTCAACTTGGCATTGACACCCTGTCCCGAAGACGCATTGCAGTGTATTTCCAGTTGAACCCCACGAATACGGCGATATGTCTGTCCCGGAAAATCCAAGTCGAAAAGGATCTCAGGCAAAACGAAATCACACTTACCCTCTGTTTGAAGTTTTATCAAAGCTTCTGCATCGATAAGAGAAAGCGGCACAGCCCGGTTGATTTCCAGTTCGCGTTTGTTCCTTTCTTGATATGCCGATTCCATAGTCCTCAAGTCGAACAACAGACGGTCACCAGCGAGAAGCCCCTTACGAAGACCATCCCAGTAATTATTCTTGATGAAATCTGTCTTGTCGGAATCCTTAAGGCCCAATTCGAATCGATAGCATACTTCGGCTCGTTTGGCAAGTTTAACAGCCAACTTGAAGAAAGAGGAATGTAACTGGCCAAGTTGCGTCACCATCCATGAATAGAGTTCCTGGTTGGTAAAACGGTTCGTCATGAACTCATAGACCTCATCCATTTGCTCAATCTGGCGTTCCATATTCGAAATTTCCTTTTCGGTCATCTCGATTCTAATCTTCAAAGCGATGATTTGCTTGTTGATATTCTCGAGTTCCTTTGCAGCAAGTCTTTCTTGAAGTTTCCACTCTTCATAGCGACGTTCATATCCGGCCAAAGTCTGAATCTTGTTCGCCTGATGACGAATGATGTTGGCAGCAATTTGCATCGATGACGAAATACTACCCATCGCCGATGCCAATTTCGATCCACCAGCAACTTTCGTCACAACTTGTGGGCCACCAAAGGCGTTTACAAGCCCACCGACATACATATCAGGAACAGCAGAAGAAGCCGAAGCTGCCATGTTCAAAGCCGATGCGGCAGTATCGGTTATTACAGCTGCATCCTGCAAATCGAGAGCCTTTTGCTCCTTATCCGATATTTTCTTGATGTTTTTGTAAAATTCATATCGAATGACAGTCGATTCCCTGTTTTTCTCAAGAGATTCCAGC
Proteins encoded:
- a CDS encoding SpvB/TcaC N-terminal domain-containing protein; this encodes MAEQQKGSESKDSQDKSWFLSGPVLSTGRGGGALRGTKGEFNCDAHTGSAKLSIPLPFTPDREGATPPVSLSYDSGNGNGAFGLGWNLGSPRIERSTSRRLPLYMDSEDSDVFTLSGADLVCVAEEKRGTTTVRHYRLQSESQFSRIEFRKESSGETSFCVFGSDGSQSTYGDSAESRIEDPQYPGHVFAYLISRSEDALGNVVRYRYCGDGANRHLLQVLYGNRVSRTTSTSPDDFHLGLLFAYAERDDVYVNRKPGFDVRCSLRCESVSMYHGFGSASLFSDGNKVRSLSFRYIAGCGGVSLLEKVVESGHRVLADGAPASESLPPMTFSYFPFALGREWSEFDRGSVSDIPGGFTSAEWVDLYGEGIAGLLMDCGGKWYFK